In the Styela clava chromosome 8, kaStyClav1.hap1.2, whole genome shotgun sequence genome, one interval contains:
- the LOC120346674 gene encoding laminin-like protein lam-2 isoform X3 has translation MIILRIVYFTIVTRNFVCCSSNCFNGETGVAEQCLTPYESVAYGKTVEATNTCGSTRKEKYCQIATSFGATKTCQACDNDGTKSLQHSTQFLTDAHDTFRPTWWQSQSIFEQDMGPQTTVNLTLDLDKTYDIVTVKLKFKSPRPESFAIYKKTCTTCEWEPYQYYSTFCRGTYGIETKTFLSDNEVGCSESESDISPLTGGTVSFSPLRGRVGSWTLYQQKELQDWITASAIRISLNNMNTFGDEVFGDIEILKSYYYAISDISIEGRCKCNGHASECRENDKGSFVCICEHNTQGNDCETCTDLYNDAPWQRASQFNANECQKCDCNGFSKNCVFDSELYENTGHGGRCVQCDGNTTGPHCEVCLPNHYRKSPIEECLECDCHAMGSHGEHCNESGICSCKDGVSGDKCDQCRTGYFGMSESACRLIRQSILTNEMP, from the exons ATGATAATTCTCAGGATCGTCTATTTCACCATTGTTACCAGAAATTTTGTATGCTGTTCAAGTAACTGTTTCAACGGCGAAACAGGTGTAGCAGAACAATGTCTTACGCCTTACGAATCCGTTGCCTACGGCAAGACGGTAGAGGCGACAAACACTTGCGGAAGCACGCGAAAAGAGAAATATTGTCAAATAGCCACTTCGTTCGGTGCTACCAAAACCTGTCAGGCATGTGATAATGATGGCACGAAAAGTTTGCAACACAGCACGCAGTTTTTGACGGATGCTCACGATACCTTCAGGCCAACATGGTGGCAATCACAAAGTATTTTCGAGCAAGACATGGGACCGCAAACTACAGTTAACCTCACGCTTGATTTAG aCAAAACCTACGACATAGTTACAGTTAAACTCAAATTTAAATCACCAAGACCAGAAAGCTTTGCTATATATAAGAAGACATGCACCACATGCGAATGGGAACCTTATCAGTATTATTCGACCTTCTGCCGTGGTACTTACGGAATTGAAACTAAG aCGTTTTTATCAGACAATGAGGTCGGTTGTTCTGAGAGTGAAAGCGACATATCACCACTGACTGGTGGAACTGTTTCATTTAGTCCTCTACGGGGTCGAGTTGGAAGCTGGACATTGTATCAGCAAAAAGAActccag gaTTGGATAACGGCTTCTGCAATACGTATTTCATTAAACAACATGAATACATTCGGAGATGAAGTATTTGGCGATATAGAGATTTTAAAGTCGTATTACTACGCTATATCCGATATCTCTATTGAAGGAAG GTGTAAATGCAACGGGCATGCATCAGAATGTCGAGAAAACGACAAAGGAAGTTTTGTTTGTATTTGTGAGCACAATACTCAGGGAAATGATTGTGAAACGTGCACCGATCTTTACAATGATGCACCCTGGCAAAGAGCATCTCAGTTCAATGCGAACGAATGCCAAA AATGCGATTGCAATGGCTTCTCAAAAAACTGTGTATTTGACTCTGAACTGTATGAGAACACTGGTCATGGAGGACGGTGCGTTCAGTGTGATGGAAATACTACTGGTCCACATTGCGAAGTATGTCTACCAAATCACTACAGGAAGTCGCCGATAGAGGAATGCCTGGAGTGCGATTGTCATGCCATgg GATCACATGGCGAACATTGCAATGAGAGCGGAATATGTTCCTGCAAAGACGGAGTGAGTGGAGATAAATGTGACCAATGTCGTACTGGATATTTTGGAATGTCAGAATCTGCTTGCAG ATTAATCAGACAATCCATCCTAACAAATGAAATGCCATAG
- the LOC120346674 gene encoding laminin-like protein lam-2 isoform X2: protein MIILRIVYFTIVTRNFVCCSSNCFNGETGVAEQCLTPYESVAYGKTVEATNTCGSTRKEKYCQIATSFGATKTCQACDNDGTKSLQHSTQFLTDAHDTFRPTWWQSQSIFEQDMGPQTTVNLTLDLDKTYDIVTVKLKFKSPRPESFAIYKKTCTTCEWEPYQYYSTFCRGTYGIETKTFLSDNEVGCSESESDISPLTGGTVSFSPLRGRVGSWTLYQQKELQDWITASAIRISLNNMNTFGDEVFGDIEILKSYYYAISDISIEGRCKCNGHASECRENDKGSFVCICEHNTQGNDCETCTDLYNDAPWQRASQFNANECQKCDCNGFSKNCVFDSELYENTGHGGRCVQCDGNTTGPHCEVCLPNHYRKSPIEECLECDCHAMGSHGEHCNESGICSCKDGVSGDKCDQCRTGYFGMSESACRSKDEISNLKQRAKTATTRELNSVILH, encoded by the exons ATGATAATTCTCAGGATCGTCTATTTCACCATTGTTACCAGAAATTTTGTATGCTGTTCAAGTAACTGTTTCAACGGCGAAACAGGTGTAGCAGAACAATGTCTTACGCCTTACGAATCCGTTGCCTACGGCAAGACGGTAGAGGCGACAAACACTTGCGGAAGCACGCGAAAAGAGAAATATTGTCAAATAGCCACTTCGTTCGGTGCTACCAAAACCTGTCAGGCATGTGATAATGATGGCACGAAAAGTTTGCAACACAGCACGCAGTTTTTGACGGATGCTCACGATACCTTCAGGCCAACATGGTGGCAATCACAAAGTATTTTCGAGCAAGACATGGGACCGCAAACTACAGTTAACCTCACGCTTGATTTAG aCAAAACCTACGACATAGTTACAGTTAAACTCAAATTTAAATCACCAAGACCAGAAAGCTTTGCTATATATAAGAAGACATGCACCACATGCGAATGGGAACCTTATCAGTATTATTCGACCTTCTGCCGTGGTACTTACGGAATTGAAACTAAG aCGTTTTTATCAGACAATGAGGTCGGTTGTTCTGAGAGTGAAAGCGACATATCACCACTGACTGGTGGAACTGTTTCATTTAGTCCTCTACGGGGTCGAGTTGGAAGCTGGACATTGTATCAGCAAAAAGAActccag gaTTGGATAACGGCTTCTGCAATACGTATTTCATTAAACAACATGAATACATTCGGAGATGAAGTATTTGGCGATATAGAGATTTTAAAGTCGTATTACTACGCTATATCCGATATCTCTATTGAAGGAAG GTGTAAATGCAACGGGCATGCATCAGAATGTCGAGAAAACGACAAAGGAAGTTTTGTTTGTATTTGTGAGCACAATACTCAGGGAAATGATTGTGAAACGTGCACCGATCTTTACAATGATGCACCCTGGCAAAGAGCATCTCAGTTCAATGCGAACGAATGCCAAA AATGCGATTGCAATGGCTTCTCAAAAAACTGTGTATTTGACTCTGAACTGTATGAGAACACTGGTCATGGAGGACGGTGCGTTCAGTGTGATGGAAATACTACTGGTCCACATTGCGAAGTATGTCTACCAAATCACTACAGGAAGTCGCCGATAGAGGAATGCCTGGAGTGCGATTGTCATGCCATgg GATCACATGGCGAACATTGCAATGAGAGCGGAATATGTTCCTGCAAAGACGGAGTGAGTGGAGATAAATGTGACCAATGTCGTACTGGATATTTTGGAATGTCAGAATCTGCTTGCAG ATCAAAagatgaaatttcaaatttgaagcaGCGCGCAAAGACGGCGACtactcgtgaactcaactcagtcatCTTACATtag
- the LOC120346674 gene encoding laminin-like protein lam-2 isoform X1, producing MIILRIVYFTIVTRNFVCCSSNCFNGETGVAEQCLTPYESVAYGKTVEATNTCGSTRKEKYCQIATSFGATKTCQACDNDGTKSLQHSTQFLTDAHDTFRPTWWQSQSIFEQDMGPQTTVNLTLDLDKTYDIVTVKLKFKSPRPESFAIYKKTCTTCEWEPYQYYSTFCRGTYGIETKTFLSDNEVGCSESESDISPLTGGTVSFSPLRGRVGSWTLYQQKELQDWITASAIRISLNNMNTFGDEVFGDIEILKSYYYAISDISIEGRCKCNGHASECRENDKGSFVCICEHNTQGNDCETCTDLYNDAPWQRASQFNANECQKCDCNGFSKNCVFDSELYENTGHGGRCVQCDGNTTGPHCEVCLPNHYRKSPIEECLECDCHAMGSHGEHCNESGICSCKDGVSGDKCDQCRTGYFGMSESACRYALYSGGAWSFRQPGQATAGPSHLRGQDERY from the exons ATGATAATTCTCAGGATCGTCTATTTCACCATTGTTACCAGAAATTTTGTATGCTGTTCAAGTAACTGTTTCAACGGCGAAACAGGTGTAGCAGAACAATGTCTTACGCCTTACGAATCCGTTGCCTACGGCAAGACGGTAGAGGCGACAAACACTTGCGGAAGCACGCGAAAAGAGAAATATTGTCAAATAGCCACTTCGTTCGGTGCTACCAAAACCTGTCAGGCATGTGATAATGATGGCACGAAAAGTTTGCAACACAGCACGCAGTTTTTGACGGATGCTCACGATACCTTCAGGCCAACATGGTGGCAATCACAAAGTATTTTCGAGCAAGACATGGGACCGCAAACTACAGTTAACCTCACGCTTGATTTAG aCAAAACCTACGACATAGTTACAGTTAAACTCAAATTTAAATCACCAAGACCAGAAAGCTTTGCTATATATAAGAAGACATGCACCACATGCGAATGGGAACCTTATCAGTATTATTCGACCTTCTGCCGTGGTACTTACGGAATTGAAACTAAG aCGTTTTTATCAGACAATGAGGTCGGTTGTTCTGAGAGTGAAAGCGACATATCACCACTGACTGGTGGAACTGTTTCATTTAGTCCTCTACGGGGTCGAGTTGGAAGCTGGACATTGTATCAGCAAAAAGAActccag gaTTGGATAACGGCTTCTGCAATACGTATTTCATTAAACAACATGAATACATTCGGAGATGAAGTATTTGGCGATATAGAGATTTTAAAGTCGTATTACTACGCTATATCCGATATCTCTATTGAAGGAAG GTGTAAATGCAACGGGCATGCATCAGAATGTCGAGAAAACGACAAAGGAAGTTTTGTTTGTATTTGTGAGCACAATACTCAGGGAAATGATTGTGAAACGTGCACCGATCTTTACAATGATGCACCCTGGCAAAGAGCATCTCAGTTCAATGCGAACGAATGCCAAA AATGCGATTGCAATGGCTTCTCAAAAAACTGTGTATTTGACTCTGAACTGTATGAGAACACTGGTCATGGAGGACGGTGCGTTCAGTGTGATGGAAATACTACTGGTCCACATTGCGAAGTATGTCTACCAAATCACTACAGGAAGTCGCCGATAGAGGAATGCCTGGAGTGCGATTGTCATGCCATgg GATCACATGGCGAACATTGCAATGAGAGCGGAATATGTTCCTGCAAAGACGGAGTGAGTGGAGATAAATGTGACCAATGTCGTACTGGATATTTTGGAATGTCAGAATCTGCTTGCAGGTATGCTTtatacagtggcggcgcgtggtcatttagacaaccggggcaagctactgcgggaccaagtcacctacggggacaggatgagcgct ATTAA